GAAAGCTTccaaaaattgattaatgAGTTCTGTAGTGCACTAGAAGAGAGAAATGAACTAAGATATAGACTTGTTCATGGAGAGGATAGAATTGAAATCCCAGATTCAGCTGacaaaaatgaattaaatcaGGATGTTTCTATTGATCAGAATGTAAATATAGATTCAAATAACTCTCAGAACCAAATTATTGATAGTGTAAATAGTATACAGGAAAAATCCAAAAGATACACTTCTGTTGTTGACAAAAATGCAATGAAGTTATTTGCAAGATGGAGTCTTCCAAACCATCCTGGCTAAACAGCAGGTTTTGCCACGATAAATtagataataaattttataaaaataaaaataaataataaaagtatttcaatttttacTTTTGTTATGATCTTataaacaaatttatttttattaaattaaaaccTAATAGCCGCTAATTACCGGGTATAtcgtttttttttattttattaaatattaattttctgattcagtattaataattcatgGGACCAAAACAGAGGAAATCGCTCTCTTCGGTGTCTTCGCAGTCCTACTCAAATTCTCCTTGGAAAGCATTGACTAGAATAGAGCTATATCAGGTTCTTGATCAGTGTGATATTCCCGTTTCTTCTGAGAAGCTTTTAAAGGGAGAGCTTATTGAATTGCTTGAAGGCAATCTTGACGAAGAAGAATGCAGAAAGTGGCTAGAATACTATGAAAAGCCACTCCCTAATTCAAACTTTGGTCTCAGAAAAAATGAACCATCTACCTCTAacataaaaaaagaagctGTAGttagagaaagaaaatctGTACCTGCATATATTGCTGTTGCCAATACAAATCCAGATGTTTTAAATTCTATCCAAGGTTCCCcattaaatgaatttagTAGAAATAGAACTTTAAGAAGACGGAATTCAATGTATTCAGATCACTCAGAAGGAGCAAAGGAAAGTTGTGAACAAAAAAATCTTGAATCTTTAAATGGACTTAAAAAAGACACGTTATCTGATTATTTTGCAGCGAATAGTACTAAATTCTACAGTAAGGACAATTACTCAAATGAGGACATCTCAGGTGAAATGCATGCATCATCGAATGACAGGCCAGAAGCTCGAGCATACAAATCTTTAGGGCAGAGAATAATCGGCAAGACCAAAATTGCTTTGAAATCTATTAACtcaaaaatgataataatccTTGTAgctttatttatattcttcGCCTTATACAaccactactactactTTTTCAATGAGCCAAATTTTTGTAACTCAAATATCTATGGTGAGAAAACGCTAAGTCCCTcaaattgtattaaatgTCCGCCTAACGGACACTGCAAAGATGGAAATTTGAAGTGCAACACTCAATACAAAAAAGCAATGAAATATCTAAATAATAGATGGCAGATTATTTGTATATATGATAACGAGGCATTTGACCTCGCTGAAGAAATGCTCAcatttattacaaataagCTTAGAAAGCTACGTGGTAATCGTGCATGTAGTGGGAATAGCCTATATGATGTATTTTTTCCtgataaaagaaaaaatagtCAGATTTCTGATTTTGATAGATCTGTAGCTTTAAGTGAGAAGGAGATCAATGATATCATACATCTTTCTTTCAACTACATTGAGCAAAGTACTGTTGAAAGCGCTATTTCAATAATGTGGAACTCAATTAAAACAGGAAATTCTTTAACTAGGTATGGACTAAGAGTAGTTAAACACAAAGACCCCAACTTAAATTCAGATTCAACTTCTAAAAATAGTGATAATCAGTTTATTGAAGAAGGTAGCTTTATTGAAGCTTTAGATTCCGAGACCTCACTTATTTGTGAAgctaaattatttattcagaAATGGGtgataattttaattgGTATTATCTTCATATTTTTACCATTATATTTCAGAATAAGaacaagaagaagaaaggCAGAATTAATCCGAAAAATTAAGGCTATAATTTGTAGGGAAAATAGAAAGGATACTACAACTGGTTTATTTGTAGGCCCCGACTCAGAAACTATATTGAGATTATTAAGTGTAGAGTTCCCTAAGTATAAGAAGATTCTAAATGAACAACTTGTGATAGAGTATTGTGATGAACTTGAACATAATGATCCAAATATCCACAAAACCTTAATGTCTGAAAGTAAGCACCCATTCTATTGGTCTTCCtgttgaaaaaaatttagctggtgaatatatatatatatatatatatttatatactAAAGTGCCAATTTAGGCAGACTATATAGACTATAAGAATTTAAGATGTACTGCTAGGAAAAGAACgaatcaaaatataattaatagtaaattatttcctttattattattattagtatttttttttttttttttgcatttctttaattgcACGATTGACagtaaatttttttgaatgaaatattACTAGAATAAATTAGcgcaaaaaaaaaaaatgaattataaaaaatcCAGATTAACTTAAATTCTGAAATGATAGGCTAAGCATTATGGATTTATCCGATAGTTTTGATATAGCAAAGCAATCTGGCGTTAGAGGGGGAGCCGAGCAATTTAATTGGGACAGCTTAAGATCAATTCCTAGAAAAGAAAGGGAACACTATTTAGGACACAGTTTGCATTATAATCGTTCAAGAGGGAGGGGTAGATTTAGTAGGAATGATTGGTTTAGTAAAGTTCATAAATCAAAACCTGAAAAGTGTACTTCTTCAGAATTTCAGAATGAACGTGAACGTATAATGAATAAAGAGCGAGAAATAATGAACAAATTGCTTGGTATTCCAGATAATTCCGAAGTTAGcgaatatataaaaaatgaagTTTCCGAATCAGATAAAAACGCAGGTACTCATATTCAAGAATCTCAAGAAATGCGTATTATTAGTTGCATTGGGAGAGGAAGTAAGGGAGGAATTCAAGTAAACAAGAATCAAATTTGTAATGAGCAAAGAAAGGCAAAAAGACGTTCTTTTAGCAGATCATTATCACcttgaaattatttttatttaatctgaaaagaaaaatatattttgatttttagctaaatttattaattttttttttttttacaatataaatatagcggtaatcaaattttacttttttttcttttaaccTTTATAGTTTATTGCAAGTTTGATATAATAAAGGAAAGGATAAATTGAGATGTTGTCAGAAGATGAAGTTGCTATCTATGATCGTCAAATTAGACTTTGGGGTAGCCAGGCACAAAAAAAGTAAGACAAAATGATATAaagttgaaattaatttattaaaattaattaatttgcaGACTGATGAATAGTGAACTATTGATTTTAGGCTTGAGCCCAATACACTTCgaattcatcaaaaatattgttttgGCAGGTaagcttttttttttttaaacaaATCTTAATTAAATCCATTATCATTtccttcatttttttttctaggGATTAAAGCATCAATATGGGATAATATCAATGTTCGTAACTGTGACCTAGCATGTAATTTCCTActagaagaagaagatattGGTAAGCAGAGAATAGTATGTATAGATAAATTCAAGGAAATGAACCCCTTGACAAAGGTTTACACTGCAGATCAGGACGAAACCGATGTCGAGTTATTTTGTGAAAGTTgtttaaataaaacaaattataCTGGAATTGTGGCTTCATTGGATGAGGAAGTAAATATGCTAAATGCAAAGAATATTAGTAAAAAGTTTCAATCGAAAGACacttttatttctttttcagtTTCAATTGGTACTAGgattttccttttttttaataataatactattaCTTTTGATGAGGCTTTGGAGTTTAATATAGATAAATTAAAGCAAATACTTCATTCAGTTAAGAATTTACACCCATATATactaattattatttgtatgCTTAGAGAAAGGTATCAAAAAGCAGTGAAGAATGAGTCTCAAAGTTCtgaaattgatgaaatattaaaggaaataaaAACTACTCCCAGTATTGATATTGAGAAGGCTCTCGaacttgaaaaaatattcaacGAAACATGGGGAAAGACAATATCTCCAATTGCTTCAATAGGAGGAGGATTGCTTTGCCAGGAAGTTACAAAGTTTTGTATTCATGGTGTTGGAGAGTACTTTTGCTGTATTTTTGATATGGAGCTGTGTGAGGCAGTCACTGCTACAGTCAAAGTGTGACATGTATgacaaaaaattatagttttattttttttcggattttttttttcaataagtTTAGGCGGTTGgtcaattttaattttaaataactaGATTAGGATCATCAAATAAGTAATTTAAACGATGAATTATGTTGAAAATGATATAGTAGTATATAATTCTTCAGAGAAGTGTAAGGTTTATAATACATTTGAAGAGATGGGTCTGAAAGATAACTTGCTTAGAGGAATATACAGTTATGGTTTTGAGTTTCCTTCAGCAATTCAAAGACGAGCAATAGTTCCAATAATACAAGGTAGAGATACAATTATTCAATCTCAAAGTGGTACTGGAAAGACCTGTGTTTTTTCTGTGGGTGCTTTGGAGATTTGTTCGAAGAGTAAAGAGAATGTTCCAATGGTTTTGATTTTATCGCCAACAAGAGAGTTGGCAGAGCAAAGTGAAAAAGTATGCACCTCGATCGGGGATTATCTAGATATTAGGGCACACTCTTGTATTGGAGGAAAGAAGTTAAAGGATGACATTAAAGCTCTTAATAGCGGTGTGTCAATTATTTCAGGTACTCCAGGTAGAGTATTACAAATGATAGAGCAAGGATATTTAtctacaaaaaaaattaagcTTCTAATAATTGATGAAGCAGATGAAATGTTTGATTATGGTTTCAAGACTCAGGTTTATgatatttacaaatatcTTCCTCCAAGAATACAGACTGTGTTGGTTTCTGCAACTTTGCCTGATGATATTTTGGTAATGGCTCAAAAATTTATGAGAAATCCACTCCAGATATTAGTTCCAAAAGAAGAGGTTTCTTTAGACAAAATTAGGCAATACCATGTCCAGGTAGAGGAAGAAAAATGGAAATTTGAAACCTTGTGCGATTTATATGATACTTTAACTGTTACTCaatctattattttttgcaACACAAAAAATAAGGTTGAATGGCTGAGTAAAAAAATGATGGAAAACCATTTTACAGTATCTTTTGTGCATGGAGATCTCCCACAAGTTACCAGAGAAGAAATATTGAGAGAGTTTAGAGAAGGAAAAACACGAGTTTTAATTACAACAGATTTATGGGGAAGAGGTATTGATGTACAACAAGTCAACTTAGTTGTAAACTACGATCTAcctattaataaagaattatataTCCATCGAATTGGAAGAAGTGGCAGATTTGGAAGATCTGGAATTGCTATAAACCTGATTACTAAAGAGGACGAAAGTATGctttctttattagaaCGCTTTTattctattaaaatttCCAAGTTGCCAGGAAACGTCAAAAATTTGTTGTAActataaatttataattatttgggAAATTCCAACCACTTATTCTTACCACTAGCTTTTCTTTAATGAGGAAGTTAATGAATAATGTTTAAACTCATCGCAATACGCCTTATATAATATTGCGTCTAGTACAGATTCAAAACTGAATGGGAATATATATTTCGTTTTGAAATCCataatattcttattattatatgtAATCTCCTTAAATTGTTGAAAGGATATTTGAAACTTTTCAGACGATTTAAAGTAAGTATACGACTCTGATAGAATTATATcatataatttttgtaataaatatgCTATATATTCAAACATATCAATACAATATAGATTCattccattatttattgGTTGCTTAAGAAGAGCCAAAATTACTTTCTGATCTTTTCTGATTGATAAATGAAATCCAATaaattttagaaaatcttcaaaatattcaaagtaACTTTCTGATTTTTGATATCTAATTCGTTTTGATATCAATCTGTGCAAGGCCTCaattttttcatcattaatttttgaatttgtaaAAAAGTAGCTCTTTCTATTCTTTGTAATTGGACTTATTTTGCCAGAAAGAATATCACTCCAAATTATATCCCAAAAcatttttctatatttacaaaattcAGTTTCTGTCTTTAAATGTTCTTGTTTATAAATGTTTATCTTTCCTTTTAATAAACGGATATAAATATCTAATATGTCATCCTTATATACCTTTTTAAACAATTGTTCTTTTCCGTACTTTTTTTGAAGATCTTCCCAGATACCAAAACCTGTgaaatttttcttttcaatacTCTCACCATTCCTGATTATTGAACTTTCTGCCTTGTTTGATTCCAAAAATGGAAAAATAGTCGTTTCTAATCtcaataattcaaaaaaatcattcaCATTTTCTTCATAATTTGGTTCAAGAGTTCTGATAAAGTTTTTTTCATGTTCTTCAACTAATTCCTGAAAGATCTCGTCCTTCTCTTTGTCTTCAATGTTATTCCACCAAACTGACTTGTAGTGTTCCTCTGCAAAGTTAcgaaataataatatacgATTGCAGCCCTGATTTTTAAGTACCCAGTCATTCAGCAAGCCGCGATAGGTGTTTATTGACTCAGATTTTGTTTGTCTTTCCCTCTCCCTTTTTCTTCGTTTTGATTGGCTCTGGTATTCAGACCATATCTGACGTTTTTCTCCAGTACTTAATAGCTTGAGTGCTTCGTGTGGCGCATCTGGTCCCAAAAGCTTTGCAGCCTCATCCCATCTGACTTTAGAGTTGAGTTCTGCACCTTCAAGATATTTCTTTATGATTTGAATTGCGTCATTCTTATTCAAAACCATTTTCTAATTagcaaaataaattatcatttgTGCGCTTAAAATTCcgctttattatttttggcTTCAAGAAACATAcccaaattattattggaaaaaatatGGCCATTCTTTGATGAAGTATTAATCACATACAAATAaaagtttttatttaattgaatttatcAGCATTTAAGATGGctgattattttcaagaagTTGTACTAAATAGActaaactttttttcttcagaaCAAGGGTACATAAGAAACAGCTTTTCAAAACAATatggaaatattaataagcTGCTAAAAGCTCGTAATGAATACTGCAAGTCACAACTTGGAGATCAAGTTAGCAAATCCATGCCTTGTGACGCTTTAGCTCCTTACAGAGCCGAGTACAAATACAATTCTCTAAATTTATATGGAAATACTGAAGCACCGTTATATAAAAAGAAGCGTACAGACGAATTAAacatttctaatattaataagtaTTTAGCAAGAGACCATGGCATAAAATGGGCACCCAGatttaaattaaacaaGGTAATTAGTGGTCATAAAGGATGGGTAAGGTCAATTGCTGTTGACCCAAGTAACAACTTTTTTGTTTCTGGAAGTTCTGATAAACTCATAAAATTTTGGGATATCAACTCAGGAATACTGAAGCTTACTTTGATAGGCCATATTGCTGCAGTTAGAAAAGTTTTGTTTAGTGAAAGGCATCCTTTCTTATTTAGTTGTAGTGAAGATAAAACTATGAAATGTTGGGACCTTGAACAAAATAGAATAGTCAGAAATTACGCAAGACATTCTTCTGGAATATATTGCTTGGATATTCACCCACGTTTGGATATTGTTGCTACAGGATCAAGAGATGGAAGTGTTGTACTTTGGGATATTCGGACCAGAGAGTCAATACATTTGTTTAAGAACCATAAAGCAGCAATATCCTCGATACTCATGCAGTCCATAGAACCTCAATTAATATCCGGTAGCTATGATAGGACCATAAGAACCTGGGATATTGTTGCTGGTAAGGCGAGAGATATTCTTACACGTCACATTAAGCCTATTCGCGCTTTAGCTAAGCACCCTATTCactattcttttctttcagCAGGTGCGGATTGCATAAAAATTTGGGAAGGAGAAGATTCAACTTATTTGAGGGACCTTTCATCTTCTCagtcaattattaatactataACAATCAGGTCTCAGGAAAATAACTCGATTGTGCTTGCAGGATGTGATAATGGCCAGCTTCATTTTTGGGATTATGAAACGGGAACTTTATATGACACAATACAAAGTAATATACAACCAGGTTCCGTTGAAGCTGAAAACTCTATCCTAGACTGTAAATTTGATAGGACAGAATCCGTTCTTATTACAGGAGAGTGCGATAAAACGATCAAAATCTGGAATTTAAAAACTGCCGAgttaatataattgaattattcgAATTTTCCTACAATTTGCctaaatataaatcaatCCTAATTAATGTTTAGTCTATTATTCGCTTAATAATTATCTTACATAGCTTTTATATAACTATAGCTTTTTAAGCCCtcctttttttatattttcacCTTGTCAATACACTCCCACATAATTACTGAATTCCCTCTAATTACTGTAGTTCCAATGCTTTTCTTAGTTGAATCCAATACTTCGGTTGTATTTTCAAGTACTAAGTTCATAAAGTTATCGTACCCACGCAGGCTACCAATAATTTGACGATTTCCATTTAATTTAACTATAAGtgattaatttaattcataaGCAGATATGATTAAGTGCAAACTTACTGTATAATTGTTTGTCAATAAACTTTCTGAGATCTGCAGGTGAGCCCGATTTAAAAATTGCCATTTCTGCAAATATAAGTCAAaacaataaattcaaaatttcttGGAAAAATTGaacttaattttttttggcGGTAGTATTTTGTTGTACATTAATAAATAGTCATTTaaagtaaaatattattattttctgcAGGGATTTCCAGTTTAAGCAGTTAGACTGAAATTTTTGCAATTggttaatatttaaaaccTTTTGTACATAATATGAATACTTTTATATTTCAtcttaaataaattatttttgattatgtgatatttaaaaaatgtttTCCACATTACATTGTTCATATCTCGCTGAtcttttataatttaataataatagcaTTCTCATAGTTATcaaatcattaattatatttatccTTCAATTACTTGCCATTCAACACAAATTGATTAAactatttaattaaatatttgttggATTTAAAAAGAACAAAACAAATTTCTGATAGAAAGGTTTTAagcaaataatataaaggTTTTTTGAGTATTTCAAAGATAGTTAATATTGCTGAAATGAAATCATACaataaaaatcaataaGAACACATTATAGATATACGTAACTCAAAACTATAGAAATTATATGCGGTACTGTGAGCtaaacaaattattaagaataCCAAGAAAATTAATGCTTGAATACCAAAGCGGtcaaaataatgaaaattactaatggaaataaattattaattagtGCCTTGTCCCCCCACACACACGTtcaattttgattttaaagGATTTTAATGTTAATGCATAAAATTAGGAgttgaaattaaaacatCGACCTCAATACTGATTATGTAacagaatttgaaaattgaCATTTGATCCATAATACAAAATGAAAGATGAATGACACTGATATCTCCACAAAATTTATTGGCTGGAAAACTGTTGATGGAAAGGTGTTATATAGGATTTTAGTTTGTTGTAAAAACAGCAAATATGAAATTCAAAAGCGATTTAGTGAATTTGTATTACTCCAGAGCCTGCTAGTTGAAAGAGGATTGAGTTTACTTCCTTCTCTTCCTCCTAAAACTCTATTTACAAAGAATCAAGAtatgaattttattaatgaacGAATGAAAGGGTTACAATCCTACCTTACAACCTTAACTTCAAGACATGATGTATTACTTTCTCCGTTATTTATGAATTTCTTAGAGTTTCCGAATTATGAAAATTTGCCTCCAATTATGAAAAAACTTGTAAACATTGAAGTAACAGCGGATATTGCATCAATCAGACAATCAGTAAGCGGAATTTTTATCAGTGATTCAGATTTATTATCGGCACCACTAATGTTTGTTTCACACCAAGAAAACTCTTCTCTTTCAAGATTGGGGAGAGTTTGGAGCATAATAGATTCAGAAGAAACTGGATCCATTTTTGTTTGGTGTTTACAACCATATTCCTCAAAAAATACGTCTTACCACTCAGTGAATATAGATTATGATACAATGACTAATGCCTTTCATAATTTGTGCAACTCTAATACAATtgattcttcaaaattttgtTGTTTAATTCATTCTGGCTTCTCAGAAAAGTGCAAGAATATTGTATTCATTCCAAAAAGAGATTCTCTGTGCATTTTTTTAGAACATGGAGCTATAGATGTATTCGAGGGTGTATTTTCCCATCTAAAGTCAAGAATAGCCTCTGGAAACAATAGTCCTCTTGTACTAACTGAATGTATTAAGCCAAATAGAATACAGCTTCATGGCTCACCAATTACTTTTGTTTGCTCGCCATTTTCAACCGATTGTAAAGTTAGGCATAAATACACGCTTTCTGTTGGAATAGACAATAGCATACGTTTGTTTTGTTTCGAacaaatgaaaattatatCCGGTGGGAACTTGAATAAGCGTGTAAATGGCTCTCGAGTAATTGCATGTTATTTAGAAGATGAATTTGGAAGATTGGGTTTCTTTGGTACATCATCAGGGCAACTATTAGTCTTAGATATGGCTAGCCAGCCGCCATACCTAATAACAAACTTCAATTCCCAAGCTGATTATCAATACCCTATTACATCAATTGTAGCAAGTAAGAAGTTCCTAGTTGTTGCCTATTCGAATATTATTAAGGTTTTCGGAATGGAAATGAATCCTAAGCAAGCAACCTGTACAATCAATGATAATCAACATATACGAAGTATTGATACAAACTTTTTTTCAGATATGGATATTGGAACAATTAGCTCACTTTATATTTATGAAGATGAATATCTATTTGTTGGTGGTACAGATactttttcattattcaaACTTAATATCAATCAGGAACTTACACCCCCTGTTTTACTTTTTTCATATGCAATTCACACAGGTAAAATAAACTACATTTCAGTTGTTCCAGACAatgtattaaatattgGCCAATTCTCCAGACAATTTCTGAAACTGCTTACAGCCAGTGAAGATGggagaattattttttggaaaattttcaatttgcCTATGAATCAAACCGTCAATGTTAGTACATACGAAGAAACAATAAATGAGGAAAACTTTGAAGAAAGTAAAGTAATAAATGAGCAAATTCATTCATTAGAAAATATGAGGTCTATAGAATTAAGCGATAATAGTGATGATGACCTTAGTTCGGCATTTAGATAGTTGCATTCACTAGGAATAATAGATTTATAGAGACAAAttatctttcttttctcttATATTCCCTAGATAATGGAATGATATCCACCAAATGCATTTTCAGAGCTATATTCTACATATAGGAACCCGTCATCAGAAACATATTGCTCGTATACTTCTTGCATTAACGACCCAGCCTTGGGTATCGTATTATtcacaaataaatatatagtCTTCTCGTATGGTACAGGTATTTTAATTCCACTGTTTTGATTATTAGAAGATTGAGTAATATGCTTATGAATTATATACTTGAATTCTCCAACCAACATATTCATTGGGACTAAAAATCTAAATTTTGTTATTTCGCTGTGCAGAGTATGAAAACttactttttcttttcaatttcagGAAGGTCACTTCTTGATGATCTTTCACAAATTACCGGGATTCTGTTTGGATACTTTGCCCTTATGCTTAGAGCTTCTGCTGCTCTTTTATCttgataaaataattaatgcaAAGATAAAGTACTCGTTTCAAAACTTACCAAATTGAACCTTTTCCTTCAGTGAACTCATAATTCACACGCTTAAATCCGTATCGGTAAATCttaatcttttaaattctaTGGAAATACATCCAACCTTTATTTCTTcagaatattttcaattccCCCATAAATTGTTCGATATGGAAGGCGGCAACTTGTGGCGCCACTATTCAACatgtattaatttatagataaaattaatagacgcaatattaaagagttatttcaacaaaaaaatttacaTAAAAACAGTTTGACTGCAACTACTTAAgttcttttgaaatatctaGGTAACAACCTTTCGCTCTTTTGTAGTATTCCCCACATTTGAAAAATGAATGCAATAGTAAAAATGCATTTTAGACCATACGTAAATTGTGATGGGTCTTATGTCGACACACCTAATAGTAGCCaccaatattattaagcTTTTCCACTAATatcttaatttaaattttaatacaGGAGAACTGAAACAAATTGCAATTTAGTAATGCGTTATGTATCCATTAAGTCCTAGAAATTGCATAGGTACTAACCAAAACTCAAGAGCTGCATCCAGTGAAATTATATCCGGTTCATCATTTGCCTATCCTAATTCATCAAATGAATCCTTTATTAATGTAAGGGATGAAAATAACTCAAATCTATTAGAATTTGACTCTTTTAAAGTGCAACTGAATATTGACAAATCAAATTCTAAAGTTAGTGGTGAAGAGCTCAATGAAAATAGTACCAAATTAAAACTAATTACCACTCATCATTCTCATAACTTAGACTCTAATATTAAGGACGAAAGCTCCAATAATATACgagttaaaaataatatatattcagATATTTCCATcgaaaataatttttcaaattttgaactAAAAACAGAACCTTATATTAACTTGAGTAAGGAACAACTttacaaaataatttaccAAAAGCATGATGAACTGCAGCAAATGAAACTTCAACTTAATGAggcaaaaataaaagaattaaatttaggAAAAAACTATGAGCTCAGCATTGCAAAGCAAAATGAACTGAAAActataaattcaaatttggaAAACTTAGTGAATCAATTAAGAACTAAGAAAAGCCACCAAGTTAATTCAATTGCAAGTCGGCTAAAGCTTGGAAATTATAACGATAAaatctttgaaaaattagaTAATTTGCTTGATTCTATTACaaaattgaaagaatatGCTTCATTATTTACTATTGAAGACCAAGTTGACATAAATGAAATCAAAAAACTTAAATCTTCCATAGATAATCTTACTCCCAGTAAAGAGATAAATACTGAAATAGAGTACCTCAAAGAAGAAAGGCAACAACTTATCCAATTACTAACTGCTCtatcatcaaataataacttctatatagataataatttttgtgaTAACGAATtaagaaatgaaaatgtTAAACAAGTTAATATTAGTCTATGCGATCAAATACAGATTCTTGAATTTAAGTTAAAAAGGTCAAATGAAATacataaaaagaaattgtctaaaataaaaaatatgataGAATTGCTTGAAAAATCAGAAAGTATTACAAGCCCAATTCTACAAgatataaaaaatgaagTTAATACTATAATTTAGGATAACTTTGTGGGCCTAGTCACAATAAATCTATTTCCTtctatattataatataatattttttctttctcacTTGTCTTTCTATTTatagaatatttttataattgtATGAATGcaatctttttattattggcGGGAATTTAATAGCCACATGCATTTATTTTAAGACATaagaaattttaattttaagtGTGAACACTGGTTCAAGTATATAATAACTTGTAGTAGTAATATGATGAT
This Cryptosporidium parvum Iowa II chromosome 7, whole genome shotgun sequence DNA region includes the following protein-coding sequences:
- a CDS encoding pleiotropic regulator 1, with the protein product MNLSAFKMADYFQEVVLNRLNFFSSEQGYIRNSFSKQYGNINKLLKARNEYCKSQLGDQVSKSMPCDALAPYRAEYKYNSLNLYGNTEAPLYKKKRTDELNISNINKYLARDHGIKWAPRFKLNKVISGHKGWVRSIAVDPSNNFFVSGSSDKLIKFWDINSGILKLTLIGHIAAVRKVLFSERHPFLFSCSEDKTMKCWDLEQNRIVRNYARHSSGIYCLDIHPRLDIVATGSRDGSVVLWDIRTRESIHLFKNHKAAISSILMQSIEPQLISGSYDRTIRTWDIVAGKARDILTRHIKPIRALAKHPIHYSFLSAGADCIKIWEGEDSTYLRDLSSSQSIINTITIRSQENNSIVLAGCDNGQLHFWDYETGTLYDTIQSNIQPGSVEAENSILDCKFDRTESVLITGECDKTIKIWNLKTAELI
- a CDS encoding small nuclear ribonucleoprotein; this translates as SLIVKLNGNRQIIGSLRGYDNFMNLVLENTTEVLDSTKKSIGTTVIRGNSVIMWECIDKVKI
- a CDS encoding cysteine rich protein with two potential transmembrane domain regions; this encodes MGPKQRKSLSSVSSQSYSNSPWKALTRIELYQVLDQCDIPVSSEKLLKGELIELLEGNLDEEECRKWLEYYEKPLPNSNFGLRKNEPSTSNIKKEAVVRERKSVPAYIAVANTNPDVLNSIQGSPLNEFSRNRTLRRRNSMYSDHSEGAKESCEQKNLESLNGLKKDTLSDYFAANSTKFYSKDNYSNEDISGEMHASSNDRPEARAYKSLGQRIIGKTKIALKSINSKMIIILVALFIFFALYNHYYYFFNEPNFCNSNIYGEKTLSPSNCIKCPPNGHCKDGNLKCNTQYKKAMKYLNNRWQIICIYDNEAFDLAEEMLTFITNKLRKLRGNRACSGNSLYDVFFPDKRKNSQISDFDRSVALSEKEINDIIHLSFNYIEQSTVESAISIMWNSIKTGNSLTRYGLRVVKHKDPNLNSDSTSKNSDNQFIEEGSFIEALDSETSLICEAKLFIQKWVIILIGIIFIFLPLYFRIRTRRRKAELIRKIKAIICRENRKDTTTGLFVGPDSETILRLLSVEFPKYKKILNEQLVIEYCDELEHNDPNIHKTLMSESKHPFYWSSC
- a CDS encoding 2*FF domain protein (phosphopeptide binding); the encoded protein is MVLNKNDAIQIIKKYLEGAELNSKVRWDEAAKLLGPDAPHEALKLLSTGEKRQIWSEYQSQSKRRKRERERQTKSESINTYRGLLNDWVLKNQGCNRILLFRNFAEEHYKSVWWNNIEDKEKDEIFQELVEEHEKNFIRTLEPNYEENVNDFFELLRLETTIFPFLESNKAESSIIRNGESIEKKNFTGFGIWEDLQKKYGKEQLFKKVYKDDILDIYIRLLKGKINIYKQEHLKTETEFCKYRKMFWDIIWSDILSGKISPITKNRKSYFFTNSKINDEKIEALHRLISKRIRYQKSESYFEYFEDFLKFIGFHLSIRKDQKVILALLKQPINNGMNLYCIDMFEYIAYLLQKLYDIILSESYTYFKSSEKFQISFQQFKEITYNNKNIMDFKTKYIFPFSFESVLDAILYKAYCDEFKHYSLTSSLKKS
- a CDS encoding eIF4A-1; eukaryotic translation initiation factor 4A-1; RNA SFII helicase translates to TMNYVENDIVVYNSSEKCKVYNTFEEMGLKDNLLRGIYSYGFEFPSAIQRRAIVPIIQGRDTIIQSQSGTGKTCVFSVGALEICSKSKENVPMVLILSPTRELAEQSEKVCTSIGDYLDIRAHSCIGGKKLKDDIKALNSGVSIISGTPGRVLQMIEQGYLSTKKIKLLIIDEADEMFDYGFKTQVYDIYKYLPPRIQTVLVSATLPDDILVMAQKFMRNPLQILVPKEEVSLDKIRQYHVQVEEEKWKFETLCDLYDTLTVTQSIIFCNTKNKVEWLSKKMMENHFTVSFVHGDLPQVTREEILREFREGKTRVLITTDLWGRGIDVQQVNLVVNYDLPINKELYIHRIGRSGRFGRSGIAINLITKEDESMLSLLERFYSIKISKLPGNVKNLL